One Oncorhynchus masou masou isolate Uvic2021 chromosome 27, UVic_Omas_1.1, whole genome shotgun sequence genomic window carries:
- the LOC135516565 gene encoding receptor-type tyrosine-protein phosphatase R-like, with the protein MSLTDLSDSNNPHSRVILRTKSSFDPLSSYINANYIRGYLGDEKAYIATQGPMINTVNDFWQMAWQEDCPVIIMITKLREKNEKCVLYWPERRGIYGKVEVLINNVTECDNYTCRTLNLKQGAQSRVVKHYWYTSWPDHKTPDSAQPLLQLMRDVEEDRTGSPSQGPVIVHCSAGIGRTGCFIATTIGCRQLEMEGVVDVLGIVCQLRADRGGLIQTGEQYEFVHHALSLFETRLSADTGQ; encoded by the exons ATGTCACTAACAGATCTATCTGATTCTAATA ATCCACATTCCAGAGTGATCCTGAGGACCAAGAGCTCCTTCGACCCTCTCAGCAGCTACATCAACGCCAACTACATTAGG GGTTACCTAGGCGATGAGAAGGCCTACATCGCCACCCAGGGTCCCATGATCAACACAGTGAATGATTTCTGGCAGATGGCCTGGCAGGAAGACTGTCCTGTCATCATCATGATCACCAAGCTCAGGGAAAAGAACGAG AAATGTGTTCTGTACTGGCCAGAGAGGCGTGGTATCTATGGCAAGGTGGAGGTGCTCATTAACAACGTGACAGAGTGTGACAACTACACTTGTCGGACCCTCAACCTGAAG CAAGGGGCCCAGAGTCGTGTGGTGAAGCACTACTGGTACACATCGTGGCCGGACCATAAGACCCCAGACAGCGCCCAGCCCCTGCTCCAGCTGATGAGAGACGTGGAGGAGGACAGGACGGGCTCCCCATCGCAGGGACCCGTCATCGTACACTGCAGCGCAGGGATTGGCCGAACGGGCTGCTTCATCGCCACAACGATAGGCTGTCGTCagttggagatggagggagtggtGGATGTGCTGGGGATTGTGTGTCAGCTCAGAGCGGACAG AGGAGGTCTGATCCAGACAGGAGAGCAGTACGAGTTTGTCCACCACGCCTTGAGCCTCTTCGAGACCCGCCTCTCCGCCGACACCGGCCAATGA